CGGATACCATGCGGTCTCCGGGGGCTTCTGTTATCAGGGTGTTTTGATATAGAATATTCAGTCCAAAATAGACGGACTTAACAGTAAGCAGTCCGCAAAATCGAGCAATAACGATTCATGCCCAATGCGGCTCAAGTGATGGATAACTTACGGCGCCTGGCAACAGCGTCAGAGGCAATGCAGTGCATTTAACTTTCAGCGTGATGGCGTGGGGGGGATGGTCCCCGGCTTATCAAGACAGGGATAGCTGGGCCGCTTGGCAAAAATCGCTCTCAGACCCGAGCAGCACTGTTGCGCCTGCGCTGCCTCAGGTGCCGGCAATGCAGCGTCGTCGCTTCAGCCGTTTAAGCCGCATGATGCTCGATGTGGCCTTCCAGTGTGAACCCGTATCCCAGTGCCGCAGTGTGTTTGCCTCACGTCACGGCGAGCTGAATCGCACCATCGACCTGCTCCACAGTGTCATTGTCCGCGAGCCTTTATCCCCCATGGGTTTCAGCCAGTCGGTACACAACACCGCCAGCGGCCTGTTTGGCATTCTCAGCGAAAACCGCGCTGCCTCGACTTCAGTCGCCGCCGGCACCGAGAGCCTGTCGCAGGCGATGGTGGAAGCCTACGCCCAGCTGTGCGAAGACCCAAGCCCGCTGCTGCTGGTATTTGGTGATGATCCTGTGCCGCCCGTCTATAACGACTACACAGAAGAATTTGAACTGCCCTTGGCGCTGGGCATGATGCTGGCGCCAGAGTCTTGCGGCAAGCCGCAACTGACCTTGTCCAAAGGAGCCGAGCTCGAACCCATGAGCTACGGCCAGTTGCTGGCAAGCCTTGCCAAAGGTGAAAACTGCCGTGGCCACCTGTCCGGTTTCGACTGGAGCCTGAGTCATGACTGAGCACACCCAGAAGCTTGCGCGCCGCTCGCCCTGTCAGCACCGACTGACCGGGCTTGCCTATGTGCCGCGCTGGCTGGGTGGCATGCTGTGCTACATCTGTTTTGGCCTCGGCGGCCTGTTAAGCTCGCTGACCATCTTACCGCTGCTGAAATACTGGCCCGGCAAACCCGAGGTTCGCATCAAGCGAGTACAAAAAGCCGTGCACCTGATGTTTCGCGGTTTTGTGCACATGTTGTCGGCGGCGGGTGTGATAAAACTGGAAACCAAAGAGGTGGAGCGCCTCGCCAATGCCGAAGCCATGCTGGTGATTGCCAACCACCCCACCCTGATTGATGTGGTGGTGCTGATAAGCCTGATGCCCAACGCGGGCTGCATCGTAAAGCAGGGGCTTTGGCGCAACCCTTTTATGCGCGGCGTGGTGTCGGCGGCGGGTTATATTCCCAACCGCGGCGCCGAACTGCTGCTGGATGACTGCCGCGACGTACTTGGCCGCGGCACCAATCTGATTATCTTCCCCGAAGGCACCCGCACCGTGCTTGGCGAGCAGATAAACCCTTTTGCGCGCGGCGCGGCCAATATCGCCCTGCGTACCGGCAGCGACATACTTCCTGTGTTGCTGCACACCAAGCCCCCTGGCCTGACCAAACAGGACCCCTGGTGGGAAATTCCCCGGCGCACCATTGGCATGACGGTAGAGGTAGGAACGCCCATCTCCGCCATGGACTATAAGGCCGAGGAAGGAGGAGATGCCAGGATGGCGCGAATACTGACCAGGGATATGGAAAAC
This sequence is a window from Shewanella zhangzhouensis. Protein-coding genes within it:
- a CDS encoding beta-ketoacyl synthase chain length factor — protein: MHLTFSVMAWGGWSPAYQDRDSWAAWQKSLSDPSSTVAPALPQVPAMQRRRFSRLSRMMLDVAFQCEPVSQCRSVFASRHGELNRTIDLLHSVIVREPLSPMGFSQSVHNTASGLFGILSENRAASTSVAAGTESLSQAMVEAYAQLCEDPSPLLLVFGDDPVPPVYNDYTEEFELPLALGMMLAPESCGKPQLTLSKGAELEPMSYGQLLASLAKGENCRGHLSGFDWSLSHD
- a CDS encoding lysophospholipid acyltransferase family protein is translated as MTEHTQKLARRSPCQHRLTGLAYVPRWLGGMLCYICFGLGGLLSSLTILPLLKYWPGKPEVRIKRVQKAVHLMFRGFVHMLSAAGVIKLETKEVERLANAEAMLVIANHPTLIDVVVLISLMPNAGCIVKQGLWRNPFMRGVVSAAGYIPNRGAELLLDDCRDVLGRGTNLIIFPEGTRTVLGEQINPFARGAANIALRTGSDILPVLLHTKPPGLTKQDPWWEIPRRTIGMTVEVGTPISAMDYKAEEGGDARMARILTRDMENYYKQRLEIEL